Genomic segment of Anopheles darlingi chromosome X, idAnoDarlMG_H_01, whole genome shotgun sequence:
TTAACAAACAACACCACACTTGGAAGTCTGATGGTAGTTCAAAAAGAGATAACCGCATCACAGCAGCGCTAgttagtagtaatagtaacCGTATTAGTAACCATAGTCAACGACGACATCGGCCATGACTCTGTGCCAACTTGATTTAtccgtttttttgctttcattcttCTCCGCGGTTTCTTGATTGTTTGACTATAAGTGATTAAGATTTGCCAGATGATATTTTAGAGCCTCTTGGCGAGGAATGGTACTGCGCAACTGCGCACAGCTGGCAGTTCGTGGATTTGCAAGAGAAGCATAGGCAGTAGATGAATGAAGAGTAGAAGCAGATACTCGGAAGGGCGAAAACCTCGCACTGTCGGATGGTTTCATTAGGgcgttttgtgtggttttggaAAGGAAGAGGACAGATCAGAACTGCAAAGATTTGAATTGAATAGCGTTAAGTTACAAATGGATGCGAGCTCGGAATCGGAGGAAGTTGTGCTCCatggacacatacacatacaccgaGGAGAGCTTTTAAGAGATTGAAGAGACGATCCACCTTGTTGATGAAATGTAATAAATGTTTTGAACATCACGCCGAAATCACAGTAGTAGCATACTCACAACACTTGCGCAAGCGGACTACAATTAACCACTGATTATGCTGTTCCGCATGCAGTCCTGTTTTCGAATAGTGGAACAGCTCAGCGATATTTGCGCAGACGCTGCGGCAAGGGCTAAGGATGTCACCAAACACAACAGCTCTTCTCTGCACATACTAACATACCCCGATTCGCTAAAATCGATGCACCTTTATTTGTATGCTTACTTAGTACAATTGTTGTTctggtttctttttattttttgttttcttttcggttgctcCTTCACTTACAAGCAACTACACATCGCACCCCAAATCTCCTTCTGACTGCGGCTGTGCACCCGAGGAAGCCCTACCAGGGGTACACCGTAGCTGTTCTCGTCACTATGTCGCCGGATGGGAGAAGGAACTAGCGGCGCACCAGGAATCGAGGTTTATGCCTTATATATGAGATGTTGTTACGGCAAAGACGGGATGGTAGGGGGCCCTTAAGCGCGCTACATTTTGCGTCCGTTGCATGCacggatgctgccgctgcagctgccCGATCTAATTACTTAAAGTCTTCTCTCAGTCTGAAGTTTcctcgcgctcgcacacacaaaacacatacacacatccacagacacacacagacattacaaaacacacacgcgcgcgcatacattgacacacatacaaacgtgTTCGCACGCTAGCACGCACATCCACGAGAAGGCGATTGATAAGCGTTTCAGTTTTAGTTTCTAATTAGTGTCCTCGGTTTCATCCTAAGGGTCTCTCGACCTAGCATCGCGCGGTGTACGCTCTACACTCTTCTACATCGACCCCGAGCGGGATTCGGTTAGGCGTTTTGTGGGAAGAAGGAAGTTTGGTAAAGGGTGGTTTTGCCCGCCTGGAATGCATTATAAGcgttttttcgatttgttttgttctgttttgtttaactACCATCACAATCTATTCCAATTCCTTTTCATCCTAATTTACGCCCCTTTCGCCTGTCCCTTGTCGGCTTCGGTACACCGAAAGCAGCAACACCTAGCAACACTACTAGCCTCGAGAGGCTTCGACAGACAGCCCTACTATCTTACACCGCGAAACAGCTATAACCCTCATGACGACGAGAGCTCCGTAGTAATCAATGCTTGCAAGAGATAGTAgatatatgtatgtgtgtatgtgtggtttgTAAAAAGTAGTATACGTGTTTCCATCTATTGGTATCGTCCTTAGCACGGCTCAGTAACCATCCGGAACATCGGACATCTAACGGGTGCATGTGGTGtcggttgtttggtttgtgaaTAGTTAAGAAACGAGACGGGAGAGCGACTGTGCGGTGCCGATCAGTATTTCAGTTTGTCaaccatcataatcatcatcatcatcgtagctGCATAACACTCTAACAATTGTTTGCTTGTAATACGTTTGTGCACTAGCTCTAATTCTCTTGGaagcagttgttgctgtttgttatAATTGTGGTTATTTGTTGGGATGTTACGCTATGCTACTATGTGGCCACGGTAAGTGGCATGAATCCTCGTCGGAAATGCTCCACTGTTGGTTCGGTCTTACACAGACGCCCATGGCTTACGCTTTCGCATGCTTTtgtgaaagaaggaaaaggtaaaGGCATTATTTGATGAGAGAGGGAGCGTGGGAGGATGGCGGATggacagggggggggggagtaggaTTGATGTAGGATACTTTATATCTCAATCTAGTACGTTACGTtgctgtttcttcttttggcACACAGGTGTACTCCTTAATTCTTCTTCTGTCACCTACATTTCCTAAACACACTCTCTGCTGTTCGCAGCAGTGTCTCATTAACTTAAAACCTTCTATTGCAGACCCTCTTTGCGAGCTCCTCCGGAGTTGTCACGTGGCATAATTCAGAGCTAGACTGCAAGATGGCAAAcaatttttttccgtttttttttggttgataCATTACGGGCGGggccaaaaaaaacggtataTCCCTGTCAATGAACGAAACGACACGCTACCCTTTCTGGCTGGCATTGACCATCGATCTTCTCCGTTTCATACGCCAACCGAGGTTGTATCGCACGGATGCggagtgtgtttttgttttgtatgcttttttgttattttgtatAGGCCCTGCCAGAGGAAgcgtaaaaacgaaaaaaatattgcCAAAACGGTTACGTTTAACCCTTACAAGTTGCCGTGTAAGGgataaaattaaacgttttggcattaatttgtaaatttacgtgtaaatttacgcttcgtgtggcacgggccaattgttttttgttttgtttctcttgttTTGGTAAAGCTCTCTAGGTGTCTGTAGTCCTCTTTCGTTGCTGGTGCGGCCAGTAAGACACACTTGACTAGATGGGTAGCGCGTATCGGGGTCCATATTCGCAGGATATTCAACGGACACCAGTTGggctgctgtcgctgtcgccatCGTGACCGAGCAGCACCGATCGGACCTTGCGCAGCAGTGGGAAGGTTGGTGGGGCGCCAGCTGGCGGCTCATATAGCGCATTGCCGGCACAATACGCACCGAAGTCGTCGGTGTTGAGCGAAAACATCATGGCGCCGCCCAAACCGTTCGCAAGGATATAATCCGCCTTGCAGCCGATGCTCCGTTCGTCATCGTACGAAATCCACTCGGTGCCGGCGTGCAGATACGGCGAGCAGGTGGCCTCGTCGTACGCCTCCAGGACGTAGATGTTGTGGCGCCGAAACCAGCACACCTCGGAGAAAGATGCGAATCCGAACATGCCGACACGTCCGTTACCGGCAGCCGGTGCACCGATCCGAGTGTTGAACGGATTCACCAGCGTATACGAGTGGCCGTAAGTCGGTAGGCCGACGATCAGCTTGCTGCGATCCAACCCGGCTGACAGCCAGTAGTGTACCGACTCGTTGATGTTAAGCGCAGCGAGTAGCGCGACCTCACCAGGTCGCCGATATAGGGGAGCGTTAAGACCTACCGGGGGCAGATGTCAATTTTTCAGAAGAAAAGAAGCCACGTTAATTTACAAGCCAAAACacgatcacacatacacactcaccgGTTTGCGGCAGGTCGGGCGAATAAAAGTGGAAATCGTACGACATCAGGTTAACGTAATCGGCGTAACTGTTGATCTCGCCCACATCGTAGGCCATGTAGGCGAGGGTGGCCTGCGGTGCAACCGCCACACTCAGTATGTACGTCCGGTGTTCACGCTGATACTCGCGCCGTATCTCGTGCAGCAGCTGGGAGAAGTGCATCCGCCGCTTGCCACCGCTATCCGGGAACTCCCAGTCGAGATCGATGCCATCGAGCCGGTACTTTTCCAGCGTCGCCTTGACCGACTGAATGAAGCGCTTCCGGTTGGCGTGGTTTTCAACCATCGCCGAGAAACCGCCGAtactgccaccaccgatccACAACAATATCTTGAGCGCCGGATTGGTGCGCTTGAGTGCTTTGGTGCGGTTCAGGCTAGCGTGCACGTTCTCGTCGATCAGCAGCGTACAGttgtcgatgccgatgatgccaATGTTGAGGTGCGTGCAAAGGAACGGATCGATACGCTCCGGCAGAAGGATGTGCCGCAGACCGCCCGGAGCGCTCAGATCCGGTGTCGTATAGTAGCAGACCAGCTTCGGCTGGACGGGCTGGCCGCTAGCCGCCTCCTGCGAGTAAATGTAGTTGCCCAGGCGCGACGGTAGGATACGCTCGTTGTCGAGCTGCTTGACGCGCTGCGGTACCGTATGAGCCCTGGATTCGGCCCGGGATGCCACCCCGTTACTATTATCCACGTTCTCCGGCTCGGCGTTCCCATGGATCGAAACGTTgcggccggtggccggtaaCTCGACACCCGGGTGcacggttcggtggtggtgcaaagcCGTCTCGTACTGTGCGATACGGTTGCGCCAGTAGGAAGGAATGTCTGTCAGTGAAAGAACAAACCAGCGCGTACGGGATACGATTAGTCGAGGAGAAAGCGAAGCGAGGTCGCAAGACTACACCCTTACCTATCAGCGTTGGCGGAATGATTAGATTCTGTCGGTAGATCATCGACCAGGTGGCGAACACGGCGACACAGGACAGACCACAAAAGGCCACCAGCATGCCGACCTGAATGTAGGTTTGTCTTTGTCTGGAAGAATGCGACAGAGGATTagtggaagaaaagaaagaaagaaagacagaaataaaaagagaaagaagagaaggccTTAGGTTAATGGCATTTGGCAGCGGACTCGTAGCAAAATTAACAACACAAGCTGGGGCGGAGGGCGTTATGCTCACAACGCCCCATAAAGAGCTAtctctccctcccaccccccccccccccccattaaCGGCATAACCCCACACCCAAGAGAGGGGATATGTTGCGTGTTGCGAAAGATTGAGATTCGCCCAGCCCTGCTCAATGTACCTTCATGTTTGCTTGTCCGTCCTTCCTGCCTTTatcccacccccaccaccacccataaAAACTTGCCCTTTGCTCGCTCGCGTGCTCTGTGTGCCCGGCAACCAGTCACCTTCATCGGCCCTCTCGTCGGTGGCTTCATGCCGTTGTTAATGGCCTGGCGATCGTAAATTCATTGGTTCAGCGTTAATTTGATTGAACCGAGGGCGAGGCTGCTGGGGTGTCCGCAATGCCCCATCGCATAACACGCGGCCCGGCTGGTCTGGTTTGGCAGCGTACCAGACATGCTACGGTAGTCCTATACGCCAATAGCATGCAAACCTCTCCTTGGTACGCACACCACGGCACTCCCAGTGTCACGCAAGCCGCCTCGCGCGCGTTGACGCTCGGTCCGTGATTGGTTTAAAGGGAGGGAGCATTCCTTCCTGCGAGGTAGGGGCACTTTATGGGTCATTTGCAGAGTGAGGGCGAAGGCCAAGCTCATCTTTTGCGCCCTCAATAATGGTCGCATGCTGTGCGAGCTGACCTGGCAATTAGCGAGACACAACCGAAGCATAACCATGCATATGTTCGccggctgcagctgcaccaagGAACGGAGCGTAGGTGAACTGGACTGAATTTGTTGGGGGGgatgtgggggagggggaggggggagtaaAACGGTTGCTACTGGCTACCTACCTTAGGTTTGTCTCTTCCTTCAGCAGCTCGTATTTTCCCTGCAGCTTCGACATCGTTGACCAGTCGACGATTGGTGGGGTGGGCAACAACGGGATTCCTTCAAATTCCTGGTGGGGGACTGTTCCTTCCTTGCCTaatcttctctcgctctcttacACCCTTCCGGAGGTCCCGAGGAGTAGACTGGTGTGGCTGGCGAGTTTCGGGGCACGTTTACAGCACCAACAGTGGAcaatggtggaggtggtggtagtgatggtggtgatggtggtggtggtggtgctgctgctgctgctgaacgggtATGACGGCGATCGAATTTGGGTTCACTCCAAGGTCCGTACGATGCGCTAGCAACAGCGGGGTTGCTCCGTGCAGCATGTCGCCCGTTCGTCGACGGTCACGGCAAAGAGTGGTCGTCGGCCACTTTCGTCGCCGTTGCCACCGACTGCGCCACTCAGACAGTCCCGTGACCTCCTCGCAGCTGCACTACCGTCAGTCACGATTTGCTTTCTGGATCGTGGTTGATcgcggatgacgacgactgtgATGGACGGATGGCACGGTTGAAAGTGgggttttccttcgatttccTTCAGCTTCAACTCTCAACGTGCCCCCTGTCGCCCGTGGGAGTGCGAGGCAGCTCGTCGATGTTGATTTCGTATGACCAGGAAGGCTCCGGTCCTCTGCTGGTCTACTGCACGGGCGGTGTTTGTGAAGCAAACAACTACTGATGGGCGAGGACGGCGCGATAATGACGGTACGCACAGCATCACACAACCTTGCCCCGCAGCGGAATCCTCTTCCTTACGATTCGAGCTGTTTTGTCgcgactgttgttgtttttgctctcGTCTCGTGCTACTAAAATCACTGCACAAGAAGGGCCGTGGTCGTCAGTAGCggtacacaacaacaaaataacacaactctttctcgctctctctctgtctcactcactctctttcccGACAGGAAAAAGCACATGTAGCGGCGGAGGAGCAAAAGGAGGATAGCATAATCCGCCCtattggaacaacaacaactcacgCACTGGCAAGACAAAGGGtcatacacgcacacgaggTGGTGCGATGATACGTTCACAGCACACCCTGTTGTTCCACTGCCCAGCCAACAGGCGAATCCGTCACCAGCGGCAGTGCTTCACCATCGCTTCACCAAACACTCTGAGGTGAAGGGAAATGGATCGAATATTTGCGCGTGTGAGTGAGATGAGGTGCACTGGTGTGCGCGTATTGCGCGTTCGGTGGGAGCCACATGAACAGTAAACGATGTTTGGAATAAACACCGAAAGAAATGATAAGTTTCTTTCACAAATTTCATAGAAGAGCACAGGTTTCGCGCACAGGACCTTCTGATTAAACCGCACCTCGGCATACCCAACTTTCTGCTCAAAGCAGTTACATTAACAAACATGGACGACGGGACGGACACACAGTACTGCTAATGCGGGGGCGGAACTATATtgttcattcgtttttttttaactttgaaccgtttgttgtttgaaagTATGCAACTTTCAAAAGAAGGGTGGTGAGTGGGCACGCTGTGCCCACGACGGTAAACACATCGATTCGTTAAGTTCAGGT
This window contains:
- the LOC125948273 gene encoding chitinase-like protein 3, with protein sequence MSKLQGKYELLKEETNLRQRQTYIQVGMLVAFCGLSCVAVFATWSMIYRQNLIIPPTLIDIPSYWRNRIAQYETALHHHRTVHPGVELPATGRNVSIHGNAEPENVDNSNGVASRAESRAHTVPQRVKQLDNERILPSRLGNYIYSQEAASGQPVQPKLVCYYTTPDLSAPGGLRHILLPERIDPFLCTHLNIGIIGIDNCTLLIDENVHASLNRTKALKRTNPALKILLWIGGGSIGGFSAMVENHANRKRFIQSVKATLEKYRLDGIDLDWEFPDSGGKRRMHFSQLLHEIRREYQREHRTYILSVAVAPQATLAYMAYDVGEINSYADYVNLMSYDFHFYSPDLPQTGLNAPLYRRPGEVALLAALNINESVHYWLSAGLDRSKLIVGLPTYGHSYTLVNPFNTRIGAPAAGNGRVGMFGFASFSEVCWFRRHNIYVLEAYDEATCSPYLHAGTEWISYDDERSIGCKADYILANGLGGAMMFSLNTDDFGAYCAGNALYEPPAGAPPTFPLLRKVRSVLLGHDGDSDSSPTGVR